A region of Planococcus sp. MSAK28401 DNA encodes the following proteins:
- a CDS encoding dUTP diphosphatase yields MNLQELFHMQRELDRYIQSNRNVEESVFRKKVLALQVELSELANETRCFKFWSTKAPSDKSTLLEEYVDCIHFILSLGIEKGFDSLEQWPAPTSEQDLTELFLSAHQGVGRFAEQATFEEYLSLWRTFGALAEALGFSYEEVLTAYVEKNETNYKRQQQGY; encoded by the coding sequence ATGAACTTACAGGAATTATTTCACATGCAGCGGGAACTCGACCGCTATATTCAATCCAACCGAAATGTCGAGGAATCGGTGTTCCGTAAGAAAGTGCTGGCCCTTCAAGTGGAATTATCGGAGCTTGCAAACGAAACGAGATGCTTCAAGTTCTGGAGCACGAAGGCACCATCAGATAAAAGTACCTTGCTCGAGGAGTATGTCGATTGCATTCATTTCATCCTATCGCTCGGCATTGAAAAGGGCTTTGATTCTCTAGAACAATGGCCAGCCCCGACGAGTGAACAAGACCTGACGGAACTGTTCCTCTCTGCGCATCAAGGTGTCGGCCGATTTGCAGAACAAGCAACGTTCGAAGAATACCTGAGTTTATGGCGGACATTCGGCGCATTGGCAGAAGCGCTTGGCTTCAGCTATGAGGAAGTGCTGACGGCATATGTGGAGAAGAATGAAACCAATTACAAGCGCCAGCAGCAAGGGTATTAA
- a CDS encoding M42 family metallopeptidase — protein sequence MSKLDETQQMLKELTDANGIPGNERQSREVMKKYIEPFADTIETDNLGSLIAKKEGLADGPKIMVAGHLDEVGFMISQIDDKGFLKFQTVGGWWNQVMLAQRVTITTRSGKEITGVIGSKPPHILSPEARKKPVEIKDMFIDIGASSREEAKEWGVTPGDMVTPYFEFTVMNNDKLLMAKAWDNRIGCAIAIDVLKGLKGVDHPNVVYGVGTVQEEVGLRGAKTATSFIQPDIGFAVDVGIAGDTPGVTSKESNSKMGDGPQILLFDASMVSHRGLRELVVDTAEESGIPFQFETIAGGGTDAGSIHLTANGVPALSIGVATRYIHSHAGILHRDDYENAVKLIIEVIKKLDRDTVTKITFD from the coding sequence ATGTCGAAATTAGATGAAACGCAACAAATGTTGAAAGAGCTTACAGATGCTAATGGCATTCCCGGCAATGAACGCCAATCCCGCGAGGTTATGAAGAAATACATAGAGCCATTTGCCGACACGATCGAGACGGATAATCTTGGCAGCTTGATCGCCAAAAAAGAAGGGCTTGCAGACGGGCCGAAAATCATGGTTGCTGGACATTTGGATGAAGTCGGTTTTATGATTTCCCAAATCGACGACAAAGGATTCTTGAAATTCCAAACGGTCGGCGGCTGGTGGAACCAAGTCATGCTTGCTCAGCGTGTAACGATTACCACGCGCAGCGGAAAAGAAATCACAGGGGTTATCGGATCCAAACCGCCGCATATCCTGTCTCCGGAAGCACGCAAAAAACCGGTGGAAATCAAGGATATGTTCATCGACATCGGCGCATCTTCACGTGAAGAAGCGAAAGAGTGGGGCGTAACGCCAGGCGATATGGTCACTCCTTATTTCGAGTTCACGGTCATGAACAATGATAAACTATTGATGGCGAAAGCTTGGGACAACCGCATCGGCTGCGCAATTGCCATCGATGTCTTGAAAGGCTTGAAAGGCGTCGACCACCCGAACGTCGTTTACGGCGTCGGAACGGTCCAGGAAGAAGTTGGCTTGCGCGGCGCGAAAACGGCGACTTCATTCATCCAGCCGGACATCGGGTTTGCAGTGGATGTCGGCATCGCAGGAGACACGCCAGGCGTCACCTCAAAAGAATCCAATAGCAAGATGGGCGACGGCCCGCAAATCCTGTTGTTTGACGCTTCGATGGTGTCTCACCGCGGCTTGCGTGAGTTGGTTGTCGATACAGCGGAAGAATCAGGAATCCCGTTCCAGTTTGAAACGATTGCAGGCGGCGGAACAGATGCCGGCTCGATCCATTTGACGGCAAACGGCGTACCGGCCTTGTCGATCGGTGTAGCAACACGCTACATCCATTCACACGCAGGCATCTTGCACCGCGACGATTACGAAAATGCTGTAAAATTAATCATTGAAGTAATCAAGAAGCTCGACCGCGACACGGTAACAAAAATTACATTCGACTGA
- a CDS encoding nuclease-related domain-containing protein, with protein sequence MGKKEIALLSEIESLERLLYRLPDNHSRREFIQVEIFKAAAGKRGEERLHRKLIEFETEEQHRFLKNVCLSRDRWKVQVDGLLLTERGAIVIESKNISGQLYFDDDTGEFSRTNIEGVKTIMEDPTIQLNKHIRFLRLFFKQQNIDLPISGIVVFTSKHCEFLAKPKQHHVCKTYQLVDYLFNIIQEFPLKNTPHNLSKIQKLLERSRAPYERKPLCHLYSIKETELLMGILCKSCKSLNMTRKHKKGWVCADCRAVDPLAFQHTIQEYFSLINTHLSNRQLRKFCKLESPYVTSRLLAAYELESAGALRNRTYSIKKKD encoded by the coding sequence ATGGGCAAAAAAGAAATAGCATTATTGTCTGAAATAGAGTCACTGGAGAGGTTATTATATCGATTGCCTGACAATCATTCGCGCCGGGAATTTATTCAAGTTGAAATTTTCAAGGCAGCGGCCGGAAAAAGAGGCGAAGAGAGGCTGCACCGGAAACTGATTGAATTCGAGACAGAGGAACAGCACCGATTTTTGAAAAATGTATGTTTGTCAAGAGATCGGTGGAAAGTCCAAGTGGATGGATTGTTATTGACGGAGCGCGGGGCGATCGTCATCGAATCAAAAAATATTAGCGGCCAACTTTATTTTGATGATGACACCGGTGAGTTTTCAAGAACCAATATAGAAGGCGTAAAAACGATAATGGAGGACCCGACGATCCAGTTAAACAAGCATATTCGTTTCTTGAGGTTATTTTTCAAACAGCAGAATATCGATTTGCCCATTTCGGGGATTGTCGTATTTACATCTAAACATTGTGAATTTCTGGCTAAGCCAAAGCAACACCACGTCTGCAAAACATATCAATTGGTCGATTATTTATTCAACATCATTCAGGAATTCCCCCTAAAAAATACCCCTCACAATTTGTCGAAAATCCAGAAACTCCTCGAGCGATCTCGGGCCCCTTATGAGAGGAAACCGTTGTGTCATTTATATTCAATAAAAGAAACCGAACTGCTTATGGGCATCTTGTGTAAAAGTTGTAAAAGTCTTAACATGACGCGGAAACATAAGAAAGGATGGGTTTGTGCAGACTGCCGGGCGGTGGATCCGCTCGCTTTTCAACATACAATCCAGGAATATTTTTCGCTGATTAATACACATCTTAGCAATAGGCAGCTCCGGAAATTTTGCAAGCTGGAATCGCCTTATGTTACTTCCCGTCTGTTGGCGGCATATGAGTTAGAGTCTGCTGGCGCTTTGCGCAACCGGACATACTCCATAAAGAAAAAAGACTAG